The following proteins are encoded in a genomic region of Triticum dicoccoides isolate Atlit2015 ecotype Zavitan chromosome 1B, WEW_v2.0, whole genome shotgun sequence:
- the LOC119313699 gene encoding inactive protein RESTRICTED TEV MOVEMENT 2-like, producing MAATGTKQQQPTATPVATVVDPKFEWAEKEGSYVLRLTLTGFRKDDFRVQVDSTGKLTVRGATRPGAGGPGSALYRVFQLPATASLEDIAGRFEAGVLTLTVPKRASSGASVAKEDGTPPTSIEEIRRKPAKEAAKPAPPAEVGGVEPKESVLSRTTWQVAERVQRMEEEANRRKQEEEKKPAPAAKKDQHPRPKAPQAAAAAAATPEKPAIGEKDKAAVDRESPEDRVRLCGDGEEVRAKAAATPTAMGAKAGHEKAAAATCTAWKERIVGELKGLTDMKWADNTLEIARKNKEVVAVGVAAFSLGFFVSQRLFGK from the coding sequence ATGGCGGCCACCGGCACCAAGCAGCAGCAGCCGACGGCAACACCGGTGGCGACGGTGGTGGACCCCAAGTTCGAGTGGGCGGAGAAGGAGGGCAGCTACGTGCTCCGCCTCACCCTGACGGGCTTCAGGAAGGACGACTTCCGGGTGCAGGTGGACAGCACCGGGAAGCTCACCGTGCGAGGGGCGACCAGGCCGGGCGCCGGCGGCCCTGGCTCCGCCCTCTACAGGGTCTTCCAGCTGCCCGCGACAGCCAGCCTCGAGGACATCGCCGGCCGCTTCGAGGCCGGCGTGCTCACGCTCACCGTGCCCAAGCGCGCCTCTTCCGGTGCCAGTGTGGCCAAGGAGGACGGTACGCCGCCGACGTCCATCGAGGAGATCAGGAGGAAGCCCGCGAAGGAGGCTGCCAAGCCGGCGCCACCCGCAGAGGTGGGCGGCGTCGAGCCCAAGGAGAGCGTGCTGAGCCGGACGACTTGGCAGGTCGCCGAGCGCGTTCAGCGCATGGAAGAGGAGGCCAACAGGCGCAAGCAAGAGGAAGAGAAGAAGCCAGCACCGGCGGCGAAGAAGGACCAACACCCGAGACCCAAGGCTCCTCAAGCGGCGGCGGCAGCTGCGGCGACACCCGAGAAGCCTGCCATCGGCGAGAAGGACAAGGCGGCAGTTGACCGGGAGAGCCCGGAGGACAGGGTTAGGCTGTGCGGCGACGGCGAGGAAGTGAGGGCCAAGGCAGCTGCCACGCCGACAGCCATGGGCGCGAAAGCGGGGCacgagaaggcggcggcggcgacatgcaCCGCCTGGAAGGAGCGCATTGTAGGGGAGCTGAAGGGGCTGACAGACATGAAGTGGGCGGACAACACATTGGAGATTGCGAGGAAGAACAAGGAGGTGGTCGCCGTCGGCGTCGCCGCCTTCTCGCTCGGCTTCTTCGTCTCTCAGAGGCTCTTCGGCAAGTGA